One Pectobacterium colocasium DNA segment encodes these proteins:
- a CDS encoding catalase, with translation MMREGKLAAGKRATAMDTHTVPSDKHTPMRFQDMWFLEKLALFDRETNANHQASQQKKATKPSSNAPDY, from the coding sequence ATGATGAGAGAAGGAAAATTAGCCGCAGGAAAGCGTGCCACGGCGATGGATACCCATACGGTGCCTTCCGACAAGCACACGCCGATGCGGTTTCAGGATATGTGGTTTCTGGAAAAGCTGGCGCTGTTCGATCGTGAAACCAACGCCAATCATCAGGCTAGTCAGCAAAAAAAGGCGACGAAACCCAGCAGCAACGCACCAGATTATTAG
- the menE gene encoding o-succinylbenzoate--CoA ligase, which produces MAILTDWPWRHWANQTPPSVALIDDETCWSWQALAQQVDRLTQHFTQQGVATDSTVALRGKNSVQMLFSYLALLQCGARVLPLNPQLPDALTEALLPALHVAYGLCLNDTPWPNAVRTLSLAPLSLPSDFLPSGYTEESRRADRLCWQAERLATLTLTSGSSGMPKAVAHTFSAHLSSAEGVVQMMAFSSRDSWLLSLPLFHVSGQGIVWRWLTTGATIVVRAHQPLESALRDCTHASLVPTQLWRLLSEETFPTALKAVLLGGAMIPQTLTQQAEARGVSCWCGYGLTELASTACAKRADGRSGVGLPLHGREIRLVEDEILLRGSTLAAGYWRDGKLIPLVDEDGWFHTRDRGRFAEGEWHILGRLDNQFFSGGEGIQPENIEAVLLRHPDVQQACVVPVDDAEFGHRPVAVLEVAQTTTLDAVRDWLQPQLAGFQRPVAYYTLPAELKNGGIKLSRQQVKGWVNATHRVPNR; this is translated from the coding sequence ATGGCAATCCTGACTGACTGGCCGTGGCGACACTGGGCTAACCAGACGCCTCCGTCTGTCGCATTGATTGACGATGAAACCTGCTGGAGCTGGCAGGCGCTTGCCCAGCAGGTGGATCGTCTGACGCAGCATTTTACACAGCAGGGCGTTGCGACCGACAGTACGGTTGCGCTACGTGGGAAAAATAGCGTACAGATGCTGTTCAGCTATCTGGCGCTATTGCAATGCGGTGCACGTGTGCTGCCGCTGAATCCACAGCTGCCCGATGCGTTAACCGAGGCGCTGTTGCCCGCATTGCATGTGGCGTATGGTCTTTGCCTGAATGATACCCCCTGGCCGAATGCGGTACGCACGCTTTCTTTAGCCCCCCTTTCTTTACCATCAGATTTTTTGCCATCGGGCTATACCGAAGAAAGTCGCCGTGCCGATCGATTGTGCTGGCAGGCCGAACGGCTGGCGACGCTGACGTTGACATCCGGCTCCAGCGGAATGCCAAAAGCGGTGGCGCACACGTTCTCGGCTCATCTTTCCAGCGCGGAAGGTGTGGTTCAGATGATGGCGTTTTCCTCCCGCGACAGTTGGCTGTTGTCACTCCCGCTCTTTCACGTGTCCGGGCAGGGTATCGTCTGGCGCTGGCTTACCACGGGAGCCACGATAGTCGTTCGTGCGCATCAGCCTCTGGAGAGTGCGCTGCGCGATTGTACCCACGCTTCTCTGGTGCCGACGCAACTGTGGCGACTGCTGTCGGAGGAAACTTTCCCTACGGCACTGAAAGCCGTATTGCTCGGCGGCGCGATGATTCCGCAGACGCTCACGCAACAGGCTGAAGCCCGAGGCGTGAGCTGCTGGTGTGGCTATGGTCTGACGGAACTGGCGTCGACAGCTTGCGCGAAACGCGCCGATGGGCGTTCTGGGGTGGGGCTGCCGTTACACGGGCGGGAGATCCGACTGGTTGAGGATGAAATTCTGCTGCGCGGCAGCACGTTGGCGGCTGGCTACTGGCGCGACGGGAAACTGATCCCACTGGTCGATGAGGATGGCTGGTTCCACACGCGAGATCGCGGGCGCTTTGCCGAGGGTGAGTGGCACATTCTGGGGCGTCTGGATAATCAATTTTTTAGCGGTGGAGAAGGGATCCAGCCGGAGAATATCGAAGCCGTACTGTTGAGGCATCCCGATGTGCAACAGGCCTGTGTTGTGCCCGTTGACGATGCGGAGTTTGGTCACCGTCCTGTTGCGGTGCTGGAAGTGGCACAAACGACGACGCTTGATGCAGTACGCGATTGGCTACAGCCGCAGCTTGCCGGATTTCAGCGCCCGGTTGCGTATTATACGCTGCCAGCCGAACTGAAAAATGGCGGGATTAAGCTGTCGCGTCAGCAGGTGAAAGGCTGGGTTAATGCAACGCACCGCGTGCCCAACAGGTAG
- the menC gene encoding o-succinylbenzoate synthase, translating to MRRVTLYRYSVPMEAGVVLRNQRLKTRDGLIVRLQEDERLGWGEIAPLPEFSVETLAEAEAVTLEQLQSWATGSAFSDDLLPSVAFGLSCAQAELDQHLPQAADYRKAPLCSGDPDELFDMLQAMPGEKVAKVKVGLYEAVRDGMIVNVLLEALPDLKLRLDANRSWTRAKADGFARYVAPSLRSRIAFLEEPCKTREESREFARETGISIAWDESVREADFRVEAEPGVSAIVIKPTLVGSLARCQQLVQETQQAGLTAVISSSIESSLGLTQLARLAHWLTPETIPGLDTLNLMQAQVIQAWPESTLPLLAAEQLDVVWQS from the coding sequence GTGCCGATGGAAGCGGGTGTCGTGCTGCGCAATCAGCGTCTGAAAACCCGCGATGGGCTTATCGTTCGTCTGCAAGAAGACGAACGGTTGGGCTGGGGTGAGATCGCGCCGTTACCGGAATTCAGCGTGGAAACGCTGGCTGAGGCGGAAGCCGTTACGCTTGAACAGCTGCAATCGTGGGCGACAGGGTCTGCATTTTCTGACGATCTTTTGCCGTCAGTGGCCTTTGGCTTAAGCTGTGCACAGGCAGAGCTGGATCAACACCTGCCGCAGGCTGCTGACTATCGCAAAGCGCCGTTGTGCAGCGGCGATCCTGATGAGCTGTTTGACATGCTACAGGCGATGCCGGGCGAGAAAGTGGCAAAGGTCAAAGTCGGCCTGTACGAAGCGGTGCGTGACGGCATGATCGTTAACGTGCTGCTGGAAGCGTTGCCGGATCTGAAACTCCGTCTGGATGCCAACCGTAGCTGGACGCGCGCCAAAGCGGACGGCTTTGCCCGCTATGTCGCGCCGTCATTGCGTTCGCGTATTGCCTTTCTCGAAGAGCCTTGCAAAACCCGTGAAGAATCTCGCGAATTTGCGCGGGAAACCGGTATCAGCATTGCCTGGGACGAAAGTGTGCGCGAGGCCGATTTTCGGGTGGAAGCTGAGCCGGGGGTGAGCGCGATTGTTATTAAGCCTACGCTGGTCGGCAGCCTCGCTCGCTGCCAGCAACTGGTGCAGGAAACGCAGCAGGCTGGATTAACGGCGGTGATTAGCTCCAGTATCGAATCCAGTCTGGGTTTAACGCAGTTGGCGCGTCTGGCGCATTGGCTGACGCCGGAGACGATTCCAGGTCTGGACACGTTGAATCTGATGCAAGCGCAGGTTATTCAAGCCTGGCCGGAGAGCACGTTGCCGCTGCTGGCTGCTGAGCAACTGGACGTGGTATGGCAATCCTGA
- a CDS encoding YfaZ family outer membrane protein, whose translation MKKFVIACAGSLLLATASVHAISLSGEAGRDYAGANAGFGMGIPGLAGNVSYAHGDNNNDVYGFGLGYTIPVGPLKLTLGGKALYLNQDHGNDGYGVALGGGVQWPLSRQFSLYGEGYYSPDAFSSHVDHYVEGKAGVRWQVFAPLNVDVGYRYINMARESGPDNKLADSAYVGVGLNF comes from the coding sequence ATGAAAAAGTTTGTGATTGCCTGTGCGGGAAGCCTGTTACTTGCAACGGCCTCTGTACATGCCATTAGCCTTTCCGGGGAAGCAGGTCGCGATTATGCAGGCGCTAATGCGGGCTTCGGTATGGGCATTCCTGGGCTTGCGGGGAATGTGAGCTATGCCCACGGCGACAACAACAATGACGTCTACGGCTTCGGTCTGGGATACACCATCCCTGTCGGCCCACTCAAGCTGACTCTGGGCGGTAAAGCGCTGTACCTGAATCAGGATCATGGCAATGATGGCTATGGTGTTGCTCTGGGCGGTGGCGTGCAGTGGCCACTGAGCCGTCAGTTCTCGCTGTATGGCGAAGGTTACTATTCACCGGATGCTTTCTCCAGCCATGTCGATCACTACGTTGAAGGGAAAGCAGGTGTACGCTGGCAGGTATTTGCACCGCTGAACGTTGATGTCGGCTACCGCTACATCAATATGGCACGTGAAAGCGGGCCGGATAATAAACTGGCGGATTCAGCCTATGTCGGCGTTGGCCTGAACTTCTGA